The Gracilimonas sediminicola sequence CGTAGTAGGTAAGTTTGTAGAATTTTACGGCGACGGGCTCAGCAATATGAGTCTGCCCGACCGTGCTACCATCGCAAACATGGCTCCTGAATACGGAGCAACCATGGGTTTCTTCCCAATCGACAAAGAGTCGTTGCGGTACATGAGAAGAACCGGCCGTTCGGAAGAGTTGGTGCAACTGGTTGAAAATTATACCAAGGCACAGGGCTTATTCAGAACGGATGACACTCCGGACCCTGAATTCTCTTCAACCCTCGAACTTGATTTGAGCACTGTTGAGACTTCCCTTGCCGGACCAAAACTTCCTCACGACCGAATTACCCTCGGTAATATGAAGAAGGCTTTTGAGAATTCATTGACCAGCGACAATCCAACCATGGGTTTCAACCTTGCCCAGGAGAAGCTGGCCAACAAAGGCTTGTACAAAAACGGGCAGGAAATTGAGATGAAGCACGGTGATGTGGTTATTGCCGCGATTACTTCCTGTACCAACACTTCCAACCCAAGCGTAATGCTGGGCGCCGGTATTGTAGCGAAAAAAGCATACGAAAAAGGTCTGGAAGTACCGGCTTATGTGAAAACATCCCTTGCTCCCGGTTCACGAGTAGTAACTGAATATCTGAAAGAAGCAGGCTTGACCGAGTACATGGATAAGCTTGGTTTTAACCTGGTAGGATACGGATGTACAACTTGTATTGGTAATTCAGGTCCGCTGCCCGAGCCGGTTGAAAAAGCCATCAAAGAAGGCGACCTGATTGCAGCCGGTGTACTTTCCGGAAACCGTAACTTTGAAGGCCGAATTCACCCTTGGGTGAAAGCGAATTACCTGGCTTCACCTCCACTGGTAGTAGCTTATGCACTGGCCGGAAGTGTGGATATTGATCTTGCTACCGAGCCTTTAGGCAAAGACAAAGACGGCAATGATGTATATCTGAAAGACATCTGGCCAACAACGGCTGAGATTGCAGAACACCTGGATGCAGCTATTCGTCCGGAACTCTTCGAGAAGATGTACGGCGACATTTTTGAATCCCCAACCTGGGAAGAAATCCCGGTATCCGGTGGCGACTTGTTTAACTGGAGTGAAGAATCAACCTACATTCAGGAACCTCCATTCTTTATGGATATGAATGAAGAGCCGGAGCCTATCAAGCCTATTAAAGGCGCCAGAGCCCTGGTGAAAGTTGGTGATTCTATTACCACTGATCATATTTCTCCGGCCGGTAATATTAAAGAAGACGCTCCGGCAGGAATTTACCTTAAAGAGCACGGAGTGGAGAAAAAAGACTTCAACTCTTACGGTTCACGCCGAGGTAATGACCGTGTAATGACACGCGGCACCTTTGCCAACGTTCGGTTTAAGAATCAGCTGGCTCCCGGAAAAGAAGGTGGGTTTACCAAGTATTTCCCGAATGATGAAATCACAACCATTTATGATGCATCGCTGAAATACAAAGAAACAAACACGCCGCTGGTTGCCTTAGCCGGTAAGCAGTACGGAACCGGTTCATCCCGCGACTGGGCCGCCAAAGGAACTGCGCTGCTTGGAATCAAAACGGTAATTGCGACTTCTTATGAGCGTATTCACCGATCAAACCTGATTCAAATGGGTGTGCTTCCCCTTCAGTTTAAAGAAGGCGATAGTGCTGACACTCTTGGGTTAGACGGTTCGGAAACATTCGACATCCACGTGGATGACAATGTGAAGGCCCGTGATGAGATTAAAGTAACGGCAACCAAAACCAATGGTGAAGTTGTTGAATTTATGACCGATTGCAGAATCGATACACCTGTTGAGGTAGATTACTACCGCAATGGCGGAATCCTGCATACGGTATTGCTTGATTACCTCAAGAAAAGTAAAGCAGAGAGCTAATCAAGGCGAATTAATCATTCTAAAAGCACAGAATTTTATTCTGTGCTTTTTTTATTTTCGATAATGTTTATTATTAGAGCAGAAATACAGAGCTGATTACCTGTCTTTTCTCAGCCTCTGATAAGTATAATTTTTCGGGTATCGTTATTAAAAATCAGGACAAAAATATAGTC is a genomic window containing:
- the acnA gene encoding aconitate hydratase AcnA, with amino-acid sequence MSDKLKQTRVEFETGSGKAYLHSLPKLKELGYKSIDKLPFSVKILLEAVLREFDGYAVTEKDIEALANYNAKDPQGEIPFKPSRVVLQDFTGVPAVVDLAALRSAMKRMGGKATDINPQVPVDLVIDHSVQVDMFGQDAALMFNVEKEMERNNERYEFLKWGKEAFDNFRVVPPGRGIVHQVNLEYLGRGVFTRKEEDGTTTAYPDTLVGTDSHTTMINGLGILGWGVGGIEAEAAMLGQPISMLVPEVTGMKLTGKLREGVTATDLTLTVTQMLREHGVVGKFVEFYGDGLSNMSLPDRATIANMAPEYGATMGFFPIDKESLRYMRRTGRSEELVQLVENYTKAQGLFRTDDTPDPEFSSTLELDLSTVETSLAGPKLPHDRITLGNMKKAFENSLTSDNPTMGFNLAQEKLANKGLYKNGQEIEMKHGDVVIAAITSCTNTSNPSVMLGAGIVAKKAYEKGLEVPAYVKTSLAPGSRVVTEYLKEAGLTEYMDKLGFNLVGYGCTTCIGNSGPLPEPVEKAIKEGDLIAAGVLSGNRNFEGRIHPWVKANYLASPPLVVAYALAGSVDIDLATEPLGKDKDGNDVYLKDIWPTTAEIAEHLDAAIRPELFEKMYGDIFESPTWEEIPVSGGDLFNWSEESTYIQEPPFFMDMNEEPEPIKPIKGARALVKVGDSITTDHISPAGNIKEDAPAGIYLKEHGVEKKDFNSYGSRRGNDRVMTRGTFANVRFKNQLAPGKEGGFTKYFPNDEITTIYDASLKYKETNTPLVALAGKQYGTGSSRDWAAKGTALLGIKTVIATSYERIHRSNLIQMGVLPLQFKEGDSADTLGLDGSETFDIHVDDNVKARDEIKVTATKTNGEVVEFMTDCRIDTPVEVDYYRNGGILHTVLLDYLKKSKAES